The nucleotide window AGTATTATGGTTCGTGAAAAAATGGGAATGCCAGTACAACCTAACAAAGCAATAGTGGGCGCAAATGCATTTGCTCATAGTTCAGGTATACATCAAGATGGAGTAATTAAAAATAGGGAAACTTACGAAATTATGGATCCTGAAGATGTAGGTGTTACAGAAAGCGCTATTGTTTTAACAGCAAGAAGTGGTAGAGCAGCCTTAGCTTACAGAGCTAAAAAAGTAGGTTATGAGCTAACAAAAATACAGTTAGATGAAGCTTACAAAGCCTTTTTAGAAATGGCAGATCAGCAAAAAGAAATAAAAGATGAAGACATACATGTCATCATGAAAAAAGTTAGTAATTTAGAGAAGTCAGCTATTGCATAAAATACTAGTGATATGAAATTTAATATAGCAGTAATTCCAGGAGATGGTGTAGGGCCAGAAGTTGTAGAACAAGCCAAAAAAGCTTTAGATGCAGTTGCTGAAGCTTACAACCATATTTTTATTTATAAAGAAGCACAATTAGGTGCAAATGCAATAGATGCTACAGGTGGTCCACTGCCAAAAGAAACTATTGAAATTTGTAAAAGTGCAGATGCTATATTATTTGGTGCAGTTGGAGATCCTAAATATGATAATGATCCATCAGCAAAAATTCGTCCAGAACAAGGCTTGTTAAATTTAAGAAGAGAACTAGACCTATATTGTAATGTTAGGCCTGTAAAAGCTTACGATAATTTAATTTCTAACTCTCCTTTAAAAAGAGAAGTAATTAAAAATTCTGATTTTGTAATTTACAGAGAATTAACAGGTGGAATTTATTTTGGCGAAAAAACGCTTAGTGAAGACAAACAAACTGCACATGATGTTTCTTCTTATACAGTAAAAGAAATTTCAAGAGTAACACATTTAGCATTTCAAGCAGCGCAAAAACGTAAGAAAAAACTAACCTTGGTAGATAAAGCCAATGTTTTAGAAACTTCGCGTTTATGGAGAAAAACCGTTTCAGAAATAGCTAAAGAGTATAAAGATGTAGAATTAGAATATCTTTTTGTAGACAATGCAGCTATGAAAATGATTTTAAACCCAACACATTTTGATGTTATCTTAACAGAAAACCTTTTTGGAGATATGATTTCAGATGTTGCAAGTTCACTTTGTGGCTCAATTGGTTTGTTGGCATCATCGTCAATTGGTGCAGAAAATGGCTTGTTTGAACCAATTCACGGTTCTTATTCTCAAGCAAAGGGCAAAGACATTGCAAATCCTTTAGCATCAATTTTATCAGCAGCTATGTTATTACAATATTTAGGCTTGCATGAAGAAGCAGATGCTATAGAAAGAGCAGTAGATAAATCTTTGGCTTTAGGTATCACTACTCAAGATATCAAAAGAAAAATGCAAAAATCTACAACCACTTCTAAAGTTGGTGATTTTGTTGCAGATTATATTACCAATCAAGATGATAGTAATATGAACTTCAGAAACATTCACATGGGTCAAAGTACTATTATTTAGAAGCTATTTCCAGCTTTCAGCACTCGCTTTTTTTTGATTCTGAAATAAATTCAGTATCAAAAAAAGAGCTCAAACAAATGCCTCAATCTGGGCTAAACTTATTTGTGAGCCAAATTTAGTTTTTAAAATATCAAATTCACTTTAAAATAAAGATTTCTTTGTAAATATTACAACTACTGAATATCATATTAAAATGTATTTAAAGTGTTGATTTACAGTCATAAAGATATTTATTATTTACCCTGAATTTAAACGAAGTCATTATAATATTAATAACAAAATAACTGAATAATAATATTTTTGTTAATAAAGAAACAATTCGTAAATGGAATTAAATAAACACAGCAAAAGATTAACGCAAGACGAATCTCAACCAGCTTCACAAGCCATGTTGTATGCAGTTGGTTTATCAGAAGAAGATATGAGCAAAGCTCAAGTGGGTATTGCAAGTACAGGTTATGATGGTAATCCTTGTAATATGCATTTAAACAACTTAGCTGCAGAAGTTAAGGTAGAGAGTAAAATTGCAGGTTTGGTTGGTTTAGGTTTTAATACAATTGGAGTTTCAGATGGTATTTCTATGGGAACTTCAGGTATGAATTATTCTTTAGCATCAAGAGATATTATTGCAGATTCTATAGAAACTGTGATGAACGCTCAGAGTTATGATGCGTTGGTTTCTGTTGTAGGTTGTGATAAAAATATGCCAGGTGCAGTTATTGCAATGTTACGTTTAAACAGACCATCAATTATGATGTATGGAGGTACAATTGCCTCTGGTAATTATAAAGGTAAAAAATTAAACATTGTTTCTGCTTTTGAAGCTTTAGGTCAAAAAGTTGCTGGCGAAATTGATGAGAATGAATACAAGGAAATTATAAAAAGAGCAATTCCAGGAGCAGGTGCTTGTGGAGGTATGTATACAGCAAATACAATGGCTTCTGCAATAGAATGTATGGGTTTTGCTTTGCCTTATAATTCGTCTATTCCTGCAGAAAATCCAAATAAATTATCTGAAGCAGAAAGAACTGCCTTAGCAATCAAAAACTTATTAGAGTTAGATTTAAAACCATTAGATATCATTTCTAAAAAATCATTAGAAAACGCTGTGGCTTTGGTAAATGCTTTAGGAGGTTCTACAAATGCTGTTTTACACTTTTTAGCAATTGCACATGCAGCAGAAATAGATTTTACTTTAGAAGATTTTCAAACAGTTTCAGACAGAACTCCTTTAATTGCAGAT belongs to Polaribacter dokdonensis and includes:
- the leuB gene encoding 3-isopropylmalate dehydrogenase, whose amino-acid sequence is MKFNIAVIPGDGVGPEVVEQAKKALDAVAEAYNHIFIYKEAQLGANAIDATGGPLPKETIEICKSADAILFGAVGDPKYDNDPSAKIRPEQGLLNLRRELDLYCNVRPVKAYDNLISNSPLKREVIKNSDFVIYRELTGGIYFGEKTLSEDKQTAHDVSSYTVKEISRVTHLAFQAAQKRKKKLTLVDKANVLETSRLWRKTVSEIAKEYKDVELEYLFVDNAAMKMILNPTHFDVILTENLFGDMISDVASSLCGSIGLLASSSIGAENGLFEPIHGSYSQAKGKDIANPLASILSAAMLLQYLGLHEEADAIERAVDKSLALGITTQDIKRKMQKSTTTSKVGDFVADYITNQDDSNMNFRNIHMGQSTII
- the ilvD gene encoding dihydroxy-acid dehydratase; the encoded protein is MELNKHSKRLTQDESQPASQAMLYAVGLSEEDMSKAQVGIASTGYDGNPCNMHLNNLAAEVKVESKIAGLVGLGFNTIGVSDGISMGTSGMNYSLASRDIIADSIETVMNAQSYDALVSVVGCDKNMPGAVIAMLRLNRPSIMMYGGTIASGNYKGKKLNIVSAFEALGQKVAGEIDENEYKEIIKRAIPGAGACGGMYTANTMASAIECMGFALPYNSSIPAENPNKLSEAERTALAIKNLLELDLKPLDIISKKSLENAVALVNALGGSTNAVLHFLAIAHAAEIDFTLEDFQTVSDRTPLIADLKPSGKYLMEDVHGVGGTPAIMKYLLDNGYLHGDCLTVTGKTLAENLADVKAMEFEDQDVIYPKDKALKTSGNIQIIYGNLATEGAVAKISGNEGLLFEGKAVVYDGEQAANTGISNGEVEKGDVVVIRYVGPKGGPGMPEMLKPTSLIMGAGLGKSVALITDGRFSGGTHGFVVGHITPEAQSGGAIGLLETGDKIKISAEDNSINVLISDEELAKRKANWVAPALKHKKGILYKYAKSVASASKGCVTDL